In Prochlorococcus marinus str. MIT 1214, one DNA window encodes the following:
- the lpxA gene encoding acyl-ACP--UDP-N-acetylglucosamine O-acyltransferase, producing the protein MSELQFSESLIADNQVNIHKFAEVSPKAELGKGVYVGSGAVIGPDVIVGPNTWIGPNVIIEGKVKIGSNNKIFPGACIGLEPQDLKYRGDSTNVLIGDNNTFRECVTINRATFEGEKTIVGNKNLLMAYSHLGHNCQIGNSVVIANSVQIAGHVVVEDRAVIGGCLGIHQFVHIGYLAMIGGMTRVDRDVPPYCLAEGHPGRMRGLNRVGIKRQTIDKENKEEYLQLKRIWNLLFKSEYVISDGLKIARQENLLQSSARLCGFIELSIGKGRRGPMPSLMANK; encoded by the coding sequence ATGAGTGAACTTCAATTTTCTGAAAGCTTAATTGCAGATAACCAAGTCAATATTCATAAATTTGCAGAAGTCTCTCCAAAAGCTGAACTTGGCAAAGGTGTATATGTAGGATCAGGAGCTGTTATTGGTCCAGATGTGATTGTTGGTCCAAATACTTGGATAGGACCAAATGTAATTATCGAGGGAAAAGTAAAAATAGGATCAAATAATAAGATTTTCCCAGGAGCATGTATTGGATTAGAACCCCAAGATTTAAAGTATAGAGGAGATTCTACAAATGTTTTAATTGGAGATAATAATACTTTTAGAGAATGTGTAACTATTAATAGGGCCACCTTTGAAGGAGAGAAAACTATAGTTGGGAATAAGAATTTATTAATGGCATATTCACATTTAGGACATAATTGTCAAATTGGAAACAGTGTAGTTATAGCAAATAGTGTGCAGATTGCAGGTCACGTTGTTGTTGAAGATCGAGCTGTTATTGGAGGGTGCTTGGGGATACATCAATTTGTTCATATTGGTTATTTAGCCATGATTGGAGGCATGACGAGAGTTGATAGAGATGTTCCTCCATATTGTTTGGCCGAAGGTCATCCTGGAAGAATGCGGGGACTAAATAGAGTTGGAATTAAAAGGCAAACCATAGATAAAGAGAATAAAGAAGAATATCTACAATTGAAAAGAATCTGGAACTTATTATTTAAATCTGAATACGTAATCTCTGATGGTTTGAAAATTGCAAGGCAAGAGAATTTATTGCAATCTTCCGCAAGGTTATGTGGATTTATAGAACTCTCTATTGGTAAGGGTAGAAGAGGTCCAATGCCTTCTTTGATGGCAAATAAATGA
- the fabZ gene encoding 3-hydroxyacyl-ACP dehydratase FabZ: MGLLPHRYPFALVDRVIEHDQGKKAVAIKNVTLNEPQFQGHFPDRPLMPGVLIVEAMAQVGGLIVSQMPDLPKGLFVFAGIDSVRFRRPVVPGDQLLISCELISIKRKRFGKVRGEAKVDDQLVCSGDLMFSLVD; encoded by the coding sequence ATGGGGCTTTTGCCACATAGATATCCTTTTGCGCTTGTTGACAGAGTGATAGAACATGATCAAGGCAAGAAAGCTGTGGCAATAAAAAATGTCACTCTTAATGAGCCTCAATTTCAAGGCCATTTCCCCGATAGACCGCTAATGCCAGGAGTTTTAATAGTGGAAGCAATGGCTCAGGTAGGAGGGTTGATTGTTTCTCAAATGCCTGATCTTCCAAAAGGGCTTTTTGTGTTCGCCGGGATTGATTCAGTTCGGTTTAGGCGTCCAGTAGTCCCTGGAGATCAATTATTGATATCTTGTGAGTTGATAAGCATCAAAAGAAAAAGATTTGGCAAAGTTAGGGGAGAAGCAAAAGTGGATGATCAGTTGGTTTGTTCTGGCGATTTGATGTTCTCTCTTGTGGATTGA
- the lpxC gene encoding UDP-3-O-acyl-N-acetylglucosamine deacetylase, whose protein sequence is MFSFPDDYEEGWTLQNEIKKDGIGLHTGLQCTVIIKPTVLTGFHISFSDEPNKVIPIDILQVRNTPLCTTLDLNGKKVSTVEHLLAALIGAGLTHVHIEITGSEIPLLDGSAIGWIEEIQKVGMVNSITSPRPRPELKSPIFVSKGESVIFAIPSKELKLVGLIDFPYKAIGQQIFSIELSPNNFVKEIAPARTFGFLDQLEELKKAGLIKGGALENALVCNGDYWVNPPLRFANEPVRHKLLDLIGDLAFVGLPKAQIFVYKGSHALHAEFAASLQKVLT, encoded by the coding sequence GTGTTCTCCTTCCCCGATGACTATGAAGAAGGCTGGACGCTTCAAAATGAAATTAAAAAAGATGGTATTGGCTTGCATACAGGCCTTCAATGTACAGTCATAATTAAGCCAACAGTATTAACTGGATTTCATATTTCTTTTTCAGATGAACCTAATAAAGTTATTCCCATAGATATTTTGCAAGTAAGGAATACTCCTTTATGTACAACTCTTGATCTGAATGGGAAAAAAGTATCTACCGTCGAACACTTGTTGGCTGCATTAATTGGAGCAGGCTTAACTCATGTACATATAGAAATAACTGGCAGTGAGATTCCTTTACTTGATGGTTCTGCTATTGGTTGGATCGAGGAAATTCAAAAGGTAGGAATGGTTAATTCCATTACATCTCCTAGACCAAGGCCAGAACTCAAATCTCCAATTTTTGTTAGCAAAGGAGAAAGTGTGATTTTTGCAATACCATCAAAAGAATTGAAATTAGTAGGTTTGATTGATTTCCCATATAAGGCAATTGGACAGCAAATATTTTCTATTGAGCTGTCCCCAAATAATTTTGTTAAAGAAATTGCACCTGCACGAACTTTTGGCTTTCTTGATCAGTTAGAAGAATTAAAGAAAGCTGGTCTAATTAAAGGAGGAGCTCTTGAAAATGCGTTGGTTTGTAATGGTGATTATTGGGTGAATCCACCCTTGAGATTTGCAAACGAACCAGTGCGTCATAAATTGCTTGACTTGATTGGAGATTTAGCTTTTGTTGGATTACCGAAAGCGCAAATTTTTGTTTATAAAGGGTCTCACGCTCTTCATGCTGAATTTGCAGCTTCTCTTCAAAAGGTATTAACCTAA
- a CDS encoding BamA/TamA family outer membrane protein, which translates to MYQKTATSNKKIISKSAYAIALVVPFISLFGESKASKIISGENQFIIENKQSESFQFTNQSNLNKSNLKLDDFWIAEGVNQKNEDNSIEEKRVLISEIVIEGLEDHPDKERLEVIAYDAMLIRPGSKVTSEEVKKDLDRIYSTGWFSGAKIESLKSARGVQLLIQIEPNPILDKISILPLERKLSNTKLNEIFNNDFGKTLNLNTLQIRIKEIKDWYSGKGYSLARISGPSSVSKEGRVELNIQEGYIAGIEINFIDEDGNTEDDKGRLIKGKTKRWVIKRELITKVGGIFNRNNLESDIKRLYATSLFNDVKVTLKPLSSEPGKIIISLGITEQRTGSLTGGLGYSGGQGVFGQIGLQESNLIGRAWSSNMNLTYGEYGALLNLSLYDPWIKNDKYRTSFRTSLYLSREVPQEFRSQEGGSIRGVTDRYEAPNALTSYDSNQSQNLDLNDNNTLIETGPFSNLSSAQLAAPKFSWFDYEGDSIVLERTGGGFSFARPLNGAQPLKKVPWSVLIGANFQKVKPIDYAGDKRPYGVASTNFIDGKVPENEVICVAYNCAKENTLVSLKSAVTYNNLDNSRNPTSGDYLNIGSEQFISLGENSPTFNRTRVSYSRFYPVNWLKFHKGCRPKPGEKSDCSQSIGVQAKIGTIIGDLPPYEAFCLGGSSSVRGWNSCDLGVARNFGEATGEYRFPIWRLVSGVLFVDAGSDFGSQSNVPGKPGKILEKPGSGFSVGPGAVINTPVGPIRIEAATQDFSGNWRYNIGIGWKF; encoded by the coding sequence ATGTACCAAAAAACCGCCACTTCTAATAAAAAAATAATTAGCAAAAGTGCTTATGCCATTGCTTTGGTAGTTCCTTTTATTAGTCTTTTTGGAGAAAGTAAAGCTTCTAAAATAATCTCAGGTGAAAATCAATTTATTATTGAGAATAAGCAGAGTGAAAGTTTTCAATTTACTAATCAATCAAATCTTAATAAATCTAATTTAAAGCTTGATGACTTTTGGATTGCTGAGGGAGTAAATCAAAAAAATGAAGATAATTCTATTGAAGAAAAAAGAGTATTAATTTCAGAGATTGTTATTGAGGGACTTGAAGATCATCCTGATAAAGAGCGCTTGGAAGTTATTGCTTATGATGCAATGTTAATTAGACCAGGTAGTAAAGTTACGAGTGAAGAAGTTAAGAAGGATTTAGATCGAATTTATTCAACAGGCTGGTTCTCTGGTGCGAAAATCGAGTCTTTGAAGAGTGCTAGAGGAGTTCAACTTTTGATTCAAATTGAACCAAATCCTATATTAGATAAGATAAGCATACTTCCGCTTGAAAGAAAACTATCAAATACAAAATTAAATGAGATTTTTAATAATGATTTTGGAAAAACACTTAATCTAAATACTTTACAAATTAGGATTAAAGAAATTAAGGATTGGTATAGTGGTAAAGGATACTCATTAGCAAGGATATCTGGCCCAAGTAGTGTATCTAAAGAAGGAAGAGTTGAACTTAATATTCAAGAAGGATATATTGCTGGTATTGAGATAAATTTTATAGATGAAGATGGAAATACAGAAGATGATAAAGGACGTTTGATAAAAGGAAAAACAAAGAGATGGGTAATTAAAAGAGAATTAATAACAAAAGTTGGAGGTATTTTTAATAGAAATAACTTAGAATCAGATATCAAAAGGTTATACGCAACGTCACTCTTTAATGATGTAAAAGTAACTCTTAAGCCTTTAAGTTCGGAGCCTGGAAAGATTATCATTTCTCTAGGAATAACAGAGCAAAGAACTGGTTCTTTAACTGGAGGTCTTGGCTATAGCGGAGGACAAGGTGTGTTTGGACAGATCGGATTACAAGAGTCCAATCTGATCGGAAGAGCATGGTCATCAAATATGAATTTGACTTATGGAGAATATGGAGCACTTTTAAATCTTTCCTTATACGATCCCTGGATTAAAAATGATAAATATAGAACCTCTTTTAGAACATCATTGTATTTGAGTAGAGAAGTTCCTCAAGAATTTAGAAGTCAAGAGGGGGGAAGTATTCGAGGAGTTACAGATAGATATGAAGCTCCTAATGCATTAACAAGTTACGACTCCAATCAATCTCAAAACTTAGATTTAAATGATAATAATACTTTAATTGAAACTGGCCCATTCTCTAATCTTTCCTCTGCTCAGTTAGCTGCACCAAAGTTTAGTTGGTTTGATTATGAGGGTGATTCTATTGTCTTAGAGAGAACAGGAGGAGGCTTTTCTTTCGCAAGACCTTTAAATGGTGCTCAGCCTCTAAAAAAGGTACCCTGGAGTGTACTTATTGGTGCAAATTTCCAGAAAGTTAAGCCAATAGACTATGCCGGAGATAAAAGACCTTATGGCGTAGCATCAACAAATTTTATAGACGGTAAAGTCCCTGAGAATGAAGTTATTTGTGTGGCATATAATTGCGCTAAAGAAAATACATTAGTTAGTTTAAAAAGTGCTGTTACTTACAATAATTTAGATAATTCACGAAATCCAACTTCTGGAGATTATTTAAATATTGGTTCTGAACAATTTATTAGTTTAGGTGAGAATTCACCGACTTTTAATAGAACTCGTGTGAGTTATTCTCGTTTTTACCCTGTTAATTGGCTGAAGTTTCATAAGGGTTGCCGCCCCAAGCCTGGTGAAAAATCAGATTGCTCTCAATCGATAGGCGTTCAAGCAAAGATTGGAACAATCATCGGAGATCTACCTCCTTATGAAGCATTTTGTTTGGGAGGATCCAGCTCTGTTCGAGGTTGGAACTCTTGTGATCTAGGCGTCGCAAGAAATTTTGGAGAGGCAACAGGAGAATACAGATTTCCTATTTGGCGATTAGTTTCAGGAGTCCTATTTGTTGATGCAGGATCTGATTTTGGCTCTCAATCAAATGTCCCAGGGAAGCCTGGAAAAATTCTAGAAAAACCTGGATCAGGTTTTTCTGTTGGACCTGGAGCTGTCATTAATACGCCTGTTGGCCCAATTCGGATAGAGGCAGCGACACAAGATTTCAGTGGAAATTGGCGTTATAACATCGGAATTGGCTGGAAATTTTAG
- the purC gene encoding phosphoribosylaminoimidazolesuccinocarboxamide synthase — translation MNHIQGSLIHEGKAKRVFACENPNRVLIEFKNDATAFNAKKRSEIEGKGRLNCKISAALFKLLELNGIPTHFLELQSETFMIADKIKVIPLEVVIRNIATGSLCRETPINQGTILNPPLLDFYYKDDELGDPILTERRLKLLDLISPSQLEEVEAITRSVNKILKEYFDSLDLLLVDFKLEFGFNSLEKIVIADEISPDNCRFWDKKNSDPKARILDKDRFRQDLGGVIDAYEEILKRIEKDSSNAF, via the coding sequence ATGAATCATATCCAAGGATCACTAATTCATGAAGGCAAAGCAAAACGAGTTTTTGCGTGTGAAAATCCAAATAGGGTTTTAATAGAGTTCAAAAATGATGCTACCGCTTTTAACGCAAAAAAACGATCAGAGATAGAAGGTAAAGGGCGATTGAATTGCAAAATTTCTGCGGCTCTTTTTAAATTGCTTGAATTGAATGGAATTCCAACACACTTTCTAGAACTTCAATCGGAAACATTTATGATTGCGGATAAAATTAAGGTAATCCCTTTAGAGGTTGTTATTCGCAATATTGCTACAGGTTCATTATGTAGAGAGACACCGATCAATCAAGGAACAATATTAAACCCTCCACTCCTAGATTTTTATTATAAAGATGATGAATTAGGAGACCCTATACTTACAGAAAGAAGATTAAAGTTACTTGATTTGATTAGCCCTTCTCAGCTTGAAGAAGTAGAGGCAATTACTAGAAGTGTAAATAAAATTTTAAAAGAATACTTTGACTCACTAGATTTATTATTGGTTGACTTTAAATTAGAGTTCGGTTTTAACTCATTAGAGAAAATTGTTATTGCTGATGAGATAAGTCCAGATAATTGTAGATTTTGGGATAAGAAGAATTCTGATCCAAAGGCACGTATCCTTGACAAAGACCGCTTTCGGCAAGATCTTGGAGGAGTGATAGATGCATATGAGGAGATTTTGAAACGTATAGAAAAAGACTCTTCTAATGCTTTTTAA
- the purD gene encoding phosphoribosylamine--glycine ligase, protein MAKNQKTKELKRILIVGNGGRENSIAWALSKNQSIDQIYVCPGNGGSANFAKCIRLKPKSEDQKTIINDCKRLNINLVIIGPEVPLAEGLADKMREAGLTVFGPGKDGAQLEASKEWSKALMIENNIPTARYWAAESKEEALEILKRFNQPLVIKADGLAAGKGVTVCDTIEESKEAIKDIFSGKFGSAGNKVILEEKIEGPEVSIFALCDGEKLIVLPPAQDHKRLLEGDHGPNTGGMGAYAPALLINEKDLEDLTKLVLIPTVQGLKKKRIKYIGIIYAGLMLTSSGPKVIEFNCRFGDPECQALMPLMGDEFASVLFACARGELESSPKLTFRSECSVCVVAASKGYPESPQKGEKVNISVESNPSLQVFHAGTTIDEFDNIVTSGGRVLSIVAQGESFDKAFDLVYSNLKKINFDGMHFRRDIGYQVRDKY, encoded by the coding sequence ATGGCCAAGAATCAAAAGACTAAAGAATTAAAAAGGATACTTATAGTTGGCAATGGAGGAAGAGAAAACTCTATTGCTTGGGCTCTATCAAAGAATCAATCTATTGATCAAATATATGTTTGTCCTGGCAATGGTGGGAGCGCCAACTTTGCAAAATGTATTCGCCTAAAACCTAAATCTGAAGATCAAAAAACAATAATCAATGATTGCAAGCGACTTAACATTAATTTAGTCATCATTGGTCCTGAAGTCCCTTTGGCTGAGGGTTTGGCAGATAAAATGAGAGAAGCAGGATTAACAGTTTTTGGTCCAGGCAAAGATGGTGCTCAACTAGAAGCAAGTAAAGAGTGGTCTAAAGCTCTGATGATTGAAAACAATATCCCTACAGCCAGGTATTGGGCAGCAGAATCTAAAGAAGAAGCTCTAGAAATTCTTAAAAGATTTAACCAGCCTCTTGTGATCAAAGCAGATGGTCTTGCAGCAGGTAAAGGTGTCACTGTTTGCGACACAATTGAGGAATCTAAAGAGGCAATTAAAGATATATTTTCTGGAAAGTTTGGATCTGCAGGAAATAAAGTTATCCTCGAAGAAAAAATTGAAGGTCCAGAAGTTTCTATTTTTGCTCTTTGTGATGGAGAAAAATTAATTGTTCTTCCTCCAGCGCAAGATCACAAAAGATTACTGGAAGGGGACCATGGTCCAAACACTGGCGGAATGGGCGCCTATGCACCTGCGCTTTTAATTAATGAAAAAGATCTTGAAGATTTAACTAAGCTTGTTCTTATACCAACTGTGCAAGGTCTGAAAAAGAAGAGAATCAAATACATCGGAATCATTTATGCAGGCTTAATGCTTACATCCTCTGGACCAAAAGTGATTGAATTTAATTGCCGCTTTGGTGATCCAGAATGTCAAGCTTTAATGCCATTAATGGGAGATGAATTTGCCTCAGTGCTCTTTGCGTGCGCTAGAGGAGAACTAGAAAGTTCGCCAAAACTAACATTCAGATCAGAATGCAGTGTTTGTGTTGTGGCAGCCTCAAAGGGATACCCCGAAAGTCCACAAAAAGGTGAAAAGGTAAATATCAGCGTTGAATCAAATCCTTCACTCCAGGTTTTTCACGCTGGGACCACAATCGACGAATTTGACAATATAGTTACCTCGGGTGGCAGAGTTCTTTCGATAGTTGCTCAGGGTGAAAGTTTCGACAAAGCTTTCGATTTAGTCTATTCTAATTTGAAAAAGATTAACTTTGATGGTATGCATTTTCGCAGAGATATAGGTTATCAAGTGAGAGATAAATATTAA
- a CDS encoding ATP-binding protein, which yields MNNSDLNQNNNFPPSGGELLTDNLSILEKINLWWSRFNLRSKLLAFGTLVVSFIMTLITFFALSSIQKDAGMNDTRYARDLGLLLSGNVTELVAKNQTRELFNVAEKFWRSSRNLRYIFFTDPDGLVKLGIPVSATTSTSEVEGALQLTRRLKLPSELKKQPQFPLVRQHSTPQGQVTDVFVPMLWKGEYVGTLALGVTPNKKALATAALTREITVAVFISIWVLVIIGAVFNALTITRPIKELVIGVREIAKGNFKSRVDLPMSGELGELLNGFNAMASRLEQYDAANIEELKAAQVKQQSLIATMADGALLLDEQGNIVLVNPTARRLFRWEGRNLEGQSLLNQIPDSLVKELEAPITSLLNNFGDSDDLRCNLEEPPRTLRIVLKSVRDTTGENIKGIAVTIQDLTREVQLNAAQKRFISNVSHELRTPLFNIKSYVETLYDLGEQLTKDEQKEFLGVANSETDRLTRLVNDVLDLSKLESGRTIQLEPLSIKEAMEQTLRNYKLNAEDKNVKLILNVESNLTFVLGNWDMILQVLDNLVGNALKFSQKGGTINLKAYTWPDICVASPVDIDNNAPHCEILSPMPKIRVEISDTGCGISEIDQQRIFERFYRVEDSVHTEVGTGLGLSIVKGIVDKHGSEIRMASEPNIGTTFWFELPLEDSDADQLLLKSARKNWELENDKSLIT from the coding sequence ATGAATAATTCAGATTTAAATCAGAATAATAATTTTCCACCATCAGGAGGAGAATTATTAACTGATAATTTAAGTATTTTAGAAAAAATAAATTTATGGTGGTCAAGATTCAATTTGAGATCAAAATTACTCGCATTTGGAACACTAGTAGTTAGTTTTATAATGACACTTATTACATTCTTTGCTCTGAGCAGCATACAAAAAGATGCTGGTATGAATGATACAAGATATGCCAGAGATTTAGGATTATTATTGTCCGGAAATGTTACGGAATTAGTAGCGAAGAATCAAACAAGAGAACTTTTCAACGTGGCAGAGAAATTTTGGCGTTCAAGTAGGAATTTAAGATACATTTTCTTTACCGATCCAGATGGCTTAGTAAAACTGGGTATTCCTGTGAGTGCAACAACTTCAACATCTGAGGTTGAAGGTGCCTTACAACTAACCAGAAGACTAAAACTACCAAGTGAATTAAAAAAACAACCTCAATTTCCATTAGTTCGACAACATTCAACTCCACAAGGTCAAGTAACTGATGTTTTTGTTCCCATGCTTTGGAAGGGGGAATATGTAGGCACATTAGCCCTGGGTGTAACACCCAATAAAAAAGCTCTTGCCACAGCAGCATTAACTAGAGAGATTACTGTTGCGGTATTTATTTCTATTTGGGTTTTAGTGATAATTGGTGCAGTATTTAATGCTCTAACAATAACTCGACCCATTAAAGAACTTGTGATTGGAGTCAGAGAGATTGCCAAAGGTAATTTCAAATCAAGAGTTGATCTTCCCATGAGTGGAGAACTTGGAGAACTCTTAAATGGATTTAATGCTATGGCCTCTAGATTAGAGCAATATGATGCGGCAAATATTGAAGAATTAAAAGCCGCCCAAGTCAAGCAACAATCTTTAATAGCCACAATGGCAGATGGAGCTCTTCTTCTTGACGAACAAGGAAACATTGTTTTAGTCAATCCAACTGCTAGAAGGCTTTTTCGCTGGGAAGGTAGAAATCTTGAAGGTCAGAGTTTATTGAATCAAATTCCTGATTCTCTTGTAAAAGAACTTGAAGCTCCAATAACTTCTCTTTTAAACAACTTCGGAGACAGCGATGATTTGCGATGCAATCTTGAAGAACCACCAAGAACGCTCCGTATAGTTTTAAAGTCCGTCAGAGATACTACTGGAGAGAATATTAAGGGTATAGCTGTTACAATTCAAGACCTTACTAGAGAAGTTCAATTAAACGCAGCTCAGAAAAGATTCATCAGCAATGTTTCGCACGAATTAAGAACTCCATTATTTAATATAAAAAGCTATGTAGAGACTTTATACGACTTAGGTGAACAGCTTACGAAAGATGAACAAAAAGAATTTCTGGGTGTTGCAAATTCTGAGACAGATAGACTTACTCGCTTAGTCAACGACGTTCTAGACTTATCCAAGTTGGAGTCTGGAAGAACGATCCAATTAGAGCCACTAAGTATAAAAGAAGCTATGGAACAAACCCTAAGAAACTATAAACTTAATGCTGAAGATAAAAACGTGAAATTAATATTAAATGTTGAAAGTAATCTAACATTTGTCTTAGGGAACTGGGATATGATTCTCCAGGTTTTAGACAACCTTGTTGGCAATGCACTTAAATTTAGTCAAAAAGGAGGAACAATAAATCTAAAAGCTTACACATGGCCGGATATATGCGTTGCTTCTCCAGTCGACATAGATAACAATGCTCCACATTGTGAGATATTGTCCCCAATGCCAAAAATTAGAGTTGAGATATCAGATACAGGGTGTGGTATTTCTGAAATAGACCAACAAAGAATATTTGAACGTTTTTACAGAGTTGAAGATTCAGTTCACACTGAGGTTGGAACTGGATTAGGACTTTCAATTGTTAAAGGTATTGTTGATAAACATGGAAGTGAGATAAGAATGGCTAGTGAACCTAATATTGGAACGACTTTTTGGTTTGAACTTCCTCTTGAAGACTCAGATGCTGATCAGCTATTACTAAAATCAGCAAGAAAAAACTGGGAACTTGAAAATGATAAGTCTTTAATTACATAG
- the kaiC gene encoding circadian clock protein KaiC: MHVQKLPTGIEGFDDICHGGLPNARSTLVSGTSGTGKTVFSLQYLHHGICNFDEPGIFVTFEESPLDIIRNAASFGWDLQELIDQNKLFILDASPDPDGQDVAGSFDLSGLIERISYAIRKFKAKRVAIDSMTAVFQQYDAIYVVRREIFRLIARLKEIGVTTVMTTERIDEYGPIARYGVEEFVSDNVVILRNVLEAEKRRRTVEILKLRGTTHMKGEFPFTMGPHGIVAFPLGAMRLTQRSSNIRISSGVPDLDEMCGGGYFQDSIILATGATGTGKTMLVSKFVEDAYINKERTILFAYEESRAQLLRNATSWGIDFEQMEADGLLKIICAYPESTGLEDHLQIIKSEISEYKPSRMAIDSLSALARGVSLNAFRQFVIGVTGYAKQEEIAGFFTNTAEEFMGSHSITDSHISTITDTILLLQYVEIRGEMARAINVFKMRGSWHDKRIREYIITNQGPEIKDSFSNFEQIFSGAPHRVNPEEQLPGVFKSIETNE; the protein is encoded by the coding sequence ATGCATGTTCAAAAACTCCCTACTGGGATTGAGGGCTTTGATGATATTTGTCATGGTGGGCTGCCTAATGCGAGGAGCACTCTAGTCAGTGGAACATCAGGAACTGGTAAAACAGTTTTTTCTCTGCAATATCTTCATCACGGAATATGTAATTTCGATGAGCCAGGGATTTTTGTTACTTTTGAAGAATCGCCTTTAGATATTATTCGAAATGCTGCAAGTTTTGGTTGGGATTTGCAAGAGTTAATTGATCAAAATAAACTTTTTATTTTAGATGCATCACCAGACCCAGATGGACAAGATGTGGCAGGAAGTTTTGATTTATCAGGGTTAATTGAAAGGATTAGTTATGCGATTAGAAAGTTCAAGGCTAAGAGAGTTGCTATAGATTCAATGACTGCTGTTTTCCAACAATATGATGCTATTTATGTTGTTAGAAGAGAGATTTTTCGACTAATAGCAAGACTTAAAGAAATAGGTGTGACTACTGTCATGACTACTGAAAGGATAGATGAATATGGACCAATTGCAAGATATGGAGTTGAAGAGTTCGTTTCTGATAATGTTGTTATCCTGAGAAATGTTTTAGAGGCAGAGAAGAGGAGGAGAACTGTAGAAATTTTGAAATTAAGAGGTACTACACATATGAAGGGTGAATTCCCTTTTACAATGGGACCCCATGGAATAGTTGCATTTCCTTTAGGTGCAATGAGGTTGACTCAAAGATCATCAAATATTCGCATTAGTTCTGGAGTTCCCGATCTAGATGAAATGTGTGGTGGAGGGTATTTTCAAGATTCAATTATTCTGGCAACTGGTGCAACAGGTACAGGAAAAACAATGTTAGTCTCTAAGTTTGTTGAAGATGCATACATAAATAAAGAAAGGACAATACTTTTTGCTTATGAGGAATCAAGAGCACAGCTTCTTCGTAATGCCACCAGCTGGGGGATTGATTTTGAACAAATGGAAGCAGATGGATTATTGAAGATTATTTGTGCATACCCTGAATCAACTGGTTTGGAAGATCATCTGCAAATTATTAAATCTGAGATTAGCGAATATAAACCTTCTAGAATGGCAATTGATTCTTTGTCTGCATTAGCTAGAGGTGTAAGCTTGAATGCATTTAGGCAGTTTGTTATTGGTGTAACTGGTTATGCAAAACAAGAAGAAATAGCTGGATTCTTTACAAATACTGCAGAAGAATTCATGGGAAGCCACTCAATTACTGATTCCCATATATCAACAATAACTGATACCATTTTGCTTTTGCAGTACGTAGAAATAAGAGGTGAAATGGCAAGGGCGATAAATGTTTTTAAGATGCGAGGTTCATGGCATGATAAAAGGATACGTGAATATATTATTACTAATCAAGGCCCTGAAATTAAAGATTCATTTTCAAACTTTGAACAGATATTTAGTGGAGCCCCTCATCGTGTTAATCCTGAAGAACAGTTGCCTGGGGTCTTTAAAAGCATTGAAACAAATGAATAG
- the kaiB gene encoding circadian clock protein KaiB, with translation MKARKTYILKLYVAGNTPNSMRALNTLREILESEFKGVYALKVIDVLKSPQLAEEDKILATPTLSKILPPPVRRIIGDLSDREKVLIGLDLLYDELSDQEMFYSSDK, from the coding sequence ATGAAAGCAAGGAAAACATATATTCTTAAGCTTTACGTGGCTGGGAATACGCCAAACTCTATGCGGGCTTTGAATACATTAAGAGAAATCTTAGAAAGTGAATTCAAAGGTGTTTATGCCCTTAAAGTTATAGATGTTCTAAAAAGTCCTCAACTAGCCGAAGAAGATAAAATACTAGCCACCCCAACTTTATCTAAGATTTTACCTCCACCTGTCAGAAGAATAATCGGTGACCTGTCCGATAGAGAAAAGGTTTTAATTGGATTGGACCTTTTATATGATGAACTTTCAGATCAAGAAATGTTTTATTCTTCGGATAAATAA